ACGAGAATAACCACATAAACAAGCACGACTTCAAGGTGCCCTTCGTTTGCGGCTGCCGCAACCTGGGCGAGGCCCTCCGCCGCATCGGAGAGGGCGCGGCGATGATCCGCACGAAGGGCGAGGCCGGCACCGGCAATGTCGTAGAGGCCGTCCGCCACGCCCGCACCGTCCTGGGCGAGATACGTCGCATACAGGGCATGGGCGAGGAAGAGCTGATGGCCGTTGCGCGCGACCTTGCTGCGCCGTATGACCTGGTGCTGGAAGTGCACCGCACAGGCAAGCTGCCGGTAGTCAACTTCGCAGCGGGCGGCATTGCGTCCCCGGCCGATGCAGCACTCATGATGCAGCTCGGTGTCGAGGGCGTATTCGTCGGCTCCGGCATCTTCAAGTCGCAGAACCCTTCCCGCATGGCAGCGGCGATCGTCAAGGCGACGACGCACTTCCGCGACCCGAAGATCATCGCGGAAGTCTCCAAGGGCCTCGGCGCTTCCATGCCCGGCCTGGACGTTCGGACCATGCCTGAGCAGGACAAGCTGGCTCAGAGGGGTTGGTAGGCTTGACGACTATTGGTGTTCTGGCGATCCAGGGCGATTTTCAGGAGCACGCCCAGTCCCTAAAGCGGCTCGGCGTGGACGTCAAAGAGATAAGGCTATCGAAGCAGCTGGATGAGATCGACGGGCTGATCATCCCCGGCGGAGAGAGCACGACTATCGTCCAGCTTATGGACATCTTCGACATGCGACAGCCGGTCCACGAGAAGGTCCAGGGCGGCATGCCCGTATGGGGCACCTGCGCCGGGATGATCGTCATCGCAGACAAGCTGACGGACCGCCGGCCGGAGCCGCTGCACCTCATGGACATTGAGGTCAGCCGGAACGCCTTCGGGCGGCAGGTGGACAGCTTCGAGGAAGATATCACCATCGACGAGGTGGACGGCCCGCCGGTAAAGGCGGTCTTCATCCGCGCGCCGGTTGTGAACAGGGTCGGACCCGGCGTCAAGGTGCTCGGCCGCCTGCCGGACGGAAGGCCGATCGCCGTCCGGGAGGGCCACATGCTTGCGACATCGTTCCACCCGGAGTTGACAGACGACGACCGGATGCACGCTCTGTTCGTGAAGATTGTAGAGAAGTCAAAGGCAAGAACACTCCAGAAAACGTGATACGATCACTCCTTCCCTTAGATGTGGCGCGGTACTCGTTACTGGGTGGGCAAGGCAAGAGCAACAGGGCATTCACCCTGACCAACCTGGTCAAGGAGACGCGTAACGGAGTTTCGTTCGTTGACACTATCCGCCTCTCCGTGGCCCTTAGAAACAAGGGCC
This genomic window from SAR202 cluster bacterium contains:
- the pdxS gene encoding pyridoxal 5'-phosphate synthase lyase subunit PdxS; the encoded protein is MATVTTTETGTWRVKAGLAQMLKGGVIMDVVTAEQAKIAEDAGACAVMALERVPSDIRKAGGVARMSDPSMIEEIIKSVTIPVMAKARIGHFVEAQVLEALGIDYIDESEVLTPADENNHINKHDFKVPFVCGCRNLGEALRRIGEGAAMIRTKGEAGTGNVVEAVRHARTVLGEIRRIQGMGEEELMAVARDLAAPYDLVLEVHRTGKLPVVNFAAGGIASPADAALMMQLGVEGVFVGSGIFKSQNPSRMAAAIVKATTHFRDPKIIAEVSKGLGASMPGLDVRTMPEQDKLAQRGW
- the pdxT gene encoding pyridoxal 5'-phosphate synthase glutaminase subunit PdxT codes for the protein MTTIGVLAIQGDFQEHAQSLKRLGVDVKEIRLSKQLDEIDGLIIPGGESTTIVQLMDIFDMRQPVHEKVQGGMPVWGTCAGMIVIADKLTDRRPEPLHLMDIEVSRNAFGRQVDSFEEDITIDEVDGPPVKAVFIRAPVVNRVGPGVKVLGRLPDGRPIAVREGHMLATSFHPELTDDDRMHALFVKIVEKSKARTLQKT